The following coding sequences are from one Venturia canescens isolate UGA chromosome 5, ASM1945775v1, whole genome shotgun sequence window:
- the spz4 gene encoding protein spaetzle 4 isoform X2, with the protein MSAFVILILQLMLKSTNGQFGGGGGGPSTFGYDGSSACSKPYSRSGRARFEKLPCDFRRQNWCTVAGSAYPWHAVRRFVQENQGLMRRMYGDERHINILKAELEKNDIELEYEDRYHRYAEDSRGFQYEDEYEFVNLENENNSMEDELPRRSRSFDETNTERGRKYRKTSRAKTRSAESTTFPNLSNSGSTTTDSQTLTTPGNTKTTVNSVESESEKSSTFASTLGTSTSQPKENENSSRNAEKIASIAPAVTLADLAKIRNSSINEIPGQSESLKNHGIFDSTELPTFSESPTSSENTTESINPSTPKSISVSTSSSSSTPTIDRIDNSSLEDQDFAASEQENHQHFRPRPEYKPTESKPVTPHVEAQLFQDVATKEDQQEQPVLKLRGINACPVKEEVVAPFWANNTRGEVLALLNLYPFEQYVHWEKCTHENKQMYCRDGCKCEQQYRLHRLLAYDPNNECRGIFSDWFKFPSCCVCRCYDLPIEFRVTSRSPRVHKQKLRLRPPGTHGRA; encoded by the exons ATGAGCGCTTTCGTGATACTGATTTTACAG TTGATGCTGAAATCGACGAATGGTCAATTTGGGGGAGGCGGGGGAGGACCCAGTACTTTCGGATACGATGGATCGTCGGCGTGCAGCAAACCGTACTCGAGAAGCGGTCGGGCGCGTTTTGAGAAATTACCGTGTGACTTTCGTCGACAAAATTGGTGCACCGTTGCTGGAAGTGCGTATCCCTG GCACGCGGTCCGTCGTTTCGTGCAAGAGAATCAGGGCTTGATGAGGCGGATGTACGGTGACGAAAGACACATAAATATATTGAAAGCtgagttggaaaaaaacgacATAGAATTGGAATACGAAGATCGCTATCACAGATACGCGGAAGATTCGAG AGGATTTCAGTACGAGGACGAGTACGAGTTCGTGAATCtcgaaaatgagaataattcGATGGAGGATGAGTTACCGAGAAGAAGTAGGAGTTTTGATGAGACGAACACAGAGAGAGGtagaaaatatagaaaaacgtCGAGGGCAAAGACACGCTCGGCCGAGTCAACGACATTCCCGAATTTATCGAATTCAGGATCGACCACTACGGATTCTCAAACTCTAACAACTCCGGGAAACACTAAAACCACTGTGAATAGTGTCGAAAGCGAATCGGAAAAATCATCAACGTTTGCCTCAACCCTGGGTACTTCGACTTCGCAGCcgaaagagaatgaaaattcgtcgaGGAACGCGGAGAAAATAGCTTCGATCGCTCCCGCTGTGACCCTCGCCGATTTGGCAAAAATAAGGAATTCCAGCATCAATGAAATTCCAGGACAATCGgagagtttgaaaaatcatggaatCTTTGACAGTACCGAATTACCCACATTTTCGGAATCACCCACGAGTTCGGAAAATACTACCGAAAGCATTAATCCTTCCACCCCTAAATCCATTTCCGTATCAACCTCCTCATCCTCTTCGACCCCAACGATCGATCGTATCGATAATTCTTCCCTCGAAGATCAAGACTTTGCCGCGAGTGAACAAGAAAATCATCAGCACTTCCGGCCGAGACCCGAATACAAACCCACCGAGTCGAAACCCGTGACTCCTCACGTCGAGGCGCAATTATTTCAAGACGTTGCCACCAAGGAGGATCAACAGGAACAACCAGTCCTCAAACTTCGAGGAAt AAACGCCTGTCCGGTTAAGGAAGAAGTTGTCGCTCCTTTCTGGGCAAACAACACCCGTGGCGAAGTTCTTGCGCTTTTGAACTTGTATCCTTTCGAGCAGTACGTTCACTGGGAAAAATGCAC GCACGAAAACAAGCAAATGTATTGTCGAGACGGATGCAAGTGCGAGCAGCAGTATCGATTGCACAGATTGTTGGCCTACGACCCGAATAACGAATGTCGTGGAATATTCAGCGATTGGTTCAAATTTCCGAGTTGCTGCGTTTGTCGGTGCTACGATCTTCCCATCGAATTTCGAGTCACATCGCGCTCACCGAGGGTTCACAAACAAAAACTGAGACTTCGACCGCCGGGAACGCATGGCCGAGCTTGA
- the spz4 gene encoding protein spaetzle 4 isoform X4: MLKSTNGQFGGGGGGPSTFGYDGSSACSKPYSRSGRARFEKLPCDFRRQNWCTVAGSAYPWHAVRRFVQENQGLMRRMYGDERHINILKAELEKNDIELEYEDRYHRYAEDSRGFQYEDEYEFVNLENENNSMEDELPRRSRSFDETNTERGRKYRKTSRAKTRSAESTTFPNLSNSGSTTTDSQTLTTPGNTKTTVNSVESESEKSSTFASTLGTSTSQPKENENSSRNAEKIASIAPAVTLADLAKIRNSSINEIPGQSESLKNHGIFDSTELPTFSESPTSSENTTESINPSTPKSISVSTSSSSSTPTIDRIDNSSLEDQDFAASEQENHQHFRPRPEYKPTESKPVTPHVEAQLFQDVATKEDQQEQPVLKLRGINACPVKEEVVAPFWANNTRGEVLALLNLYPFEQYVHWEKCTHENKQMYCRDGCKCEQQYRLHRLLAYDPNNECRGIFSDWFKFPSCCVCRCYDLPIEFRVTSRSPRVHKQKLRLRPPGTHGRA; the protein is encoded by the exons ATGCTGAAATCGACGAATGGTCAATTTGGGGGAGGCGGGGGAGGACCCAGTACTTTCGGATACGATGGATCGTCGGCGTGCAGCAAACCGTACTCGAGAAGCGGTCGGGCGCGTTTTGAGAAATTACCGTGTGACTTTCGTCGACAAAATTGGTGCACCGTTGCTGGAAGTGCGTATCCCTG GCACGCGGTCCGTCGTTTCGTGCAAGAGAATCAGGGCTTGATGAGGCGGATGTACGGTGACGAAAGACACATAAATATATTGAAAGCtgagttggaaaaaaacgacATAGAATTGGAATACGAAGATCGCTATCACAGATACGCGGAAGATTCGAG AGGATTTCAGTACGAGGACGAGTACGAGTTCGTGAATCtcgaaaatgagaataattcGATGGAGGATGAGTTACCGAGAAGAAGTAGGAGTTTTGATGAGACGAACACAGAGAGAGGtagaaaatatagaaaaacgtCGAGGGCAAAGACACGCTCGGCCGAGTCAACGACATTCCCGAATTTATCGAATTCAGGATCGACCACTACGGATTCTCAAACTCTAACAACTCCGGGAAACACTAAAACCACTGTGAATAGTGTCGAAAGCGAATCGGAAAAATCATCAACGTTTGCCTCAACCCTGGGTACTTCGACTTCGCAGCcgaaagagaatgaaaattcgtcgaGGAACGCGGAGAAAATAGCTTCGATCGCTCCCGCTGTGACCCTCGCCGATTTGGCAAAAATAAGGAATTCCAGCATCAATGAAATTCCAGGACAATCGgagagtttgaaaaatcatggaatCTTTGACAGTACCGAATTACCCACATTTTCGGAATCACCCACGAGTTCGGAAAATACTACCGAAAGCATTAATCCTTCCACCCCTAAATCCATTTCCGTATCAACCTCCTCATCCTCTTCGACCCCAACGATCGATCGTATCGATAATTCTTCCCTCGAAGATCAAGACTTTGCCGCGAGTGAACAAGAAAATCATCAGCACTTCCGGCCGAGACCCGAATACAAACCCACCGAGTCGAAACCCGTGACTCCTCACGTCGAGGCGCAATTATTTCAAGACGTTGCCACCAAGGAGGATCAACAGGAACAACCAGTCCTCAAACTTCGAGGAAt AAACGCCTGTCCGGTTAAGGAAGAAGTTGTCGCTCCTTTCTGGGCAAACAACACCCGTGGCGAAGTTCTTGCGCTTTTGAACTTGTATCCTTTCGAGCAGTACGTTCACTGGGAAAAATGCAC GCACGAAAACAAGCAAATGTATTGTCGAGACGGATGCAAGTGCGAGCAGCAGTATCGATTGCACAGATTGTTGGCCTACGACCCGAATAACGAATGTCGTGGAATATTCAGCGATTGGTTCAAATTTCCGAGTTGCTGCGTTTGTCGGTGCTACGATCTTCCCATCGAATTTCGAGTCACATCGCGCTCACCGAGGGTTCACAAACAAAAACTGAGACTTCGACCGCCGGGAACGCATGGCCGAGCTTGA
- the spz4 gene encoding protein spaetzle 4 isoform X3: MSMFLMLKSTNGQFGGGGGGPSTFGYDGSSACSKPYSRSGRARFEKLPCDFRRQNWCTVAGSAYPWHAVRRFVQENQGLMRRMYGDERHINILKAELEKNDIELEYEDRYHRYAEDSRGFQYEDEYEFVNLENENNSMEDELPRRSRSFDETNTERGRKYRKTSRAKTRSAESTTFPNLSNSGSTTTDSQTLTTPGNTKTTVNSVESESEKSSTFASTLGTSTSQPKENENSSRNAEKIASIAPAVTLADLAKIRNSSINEIPGQSESLKNHGIFDSTELPTFSESPTSSENTTESINPSTPKSISVSTSSSSSTPTIDRIDNSSLEDQDFAASEQENHQHFRPRPEYKPTESKPVTPHVEAQLFQDVATKEDQQEQPVLKLRGINACPVKEEVVAPFWANNTRGEVLALLNLYPFEQYVHWEKCTHENKQMYCRDGCKCEQQYRLHRLLAYDPNNECRGIFSDWFKFPSCCVCRCYDLPIEFRVTSRSPRVHKQKLRLRPPGTHGRA; encoded by the exons ATGTCGATGTTT TTGATGCTGAAATCGACGAATGGTCAATTTGGGGGAGGCGGGGGAGGACCCAGTACTTTCGGATACGATGGATCGTCGGCGTGCAGCAAACCGTACTCGAGAAGCGGTCGGGCGCGTTTTGAGAAATTACCGTGTGACTTTCGTCGACAAAATTGGTGCACCGTTGCTGGAAGTGCGTATCCCTG GCACGCGGTCCGTCGTTTCGTGCAAGAGAATCAGGGCTTGATGAGGCGGATGTACGGTGACGAAAGACACATAAATATATTGAAAGCtgagttggaaaaaaacgacATAGAATTGGAATACGAAGATCGCTATCACAGATACGCGGAAGATTCGAG AGGATTTCAGTACGAGGACGAGTACGAGTTCGTGAATCtcgaaaatgagaataattcGATGGAGGATGAGTTACCGAGAAGAAGTAGGAGTTTTGATGAGACGAACACAGAGAGAGGtagaaaatatagaaaaacgtCGAGGGCAAAGACACGCTCGGCCGAGTCAACGACATTCCCGAATTTATCGAATTCAGGATCGACCACTACGGATTCTCAAACTCTAACAACTCCGGGAAACACTAAAACCACTGTGAATAGTGTCGAAAGCGAATCGGAAAAATCATCAACGTTTGCCTCAACCCTGGGTACTTCGACTTCGCAGCcgaaagagaatgaaaattcgtcgaGGAACGCGGAGAAAATAGCTTCGATCGCTCCCGCTGTGACCCTCGCCGATTTGGCAAAAATAAGGAATTCCAGCATCAATGAAATTCCAGGACAATCGgagagtttgaaaaatcatggaatCTTTGACAGTACCGAATTACCCACATTTTCGGAATCACCCACGAGTTCGGAAAATACTACCGAAAGCATTAATCCTTCCACCCCTAAATCCATTTCCGTATCAACCTCCTCATCCTCTTCGACCCCAACGATCGATCGTATCGATAATTCTTCCCTCGAAGATCAAGACTTTGCCGCGAGTGAACAAGAAAATCATCAGCACTTCCGGCCGAGACCCGAATACAAACCCACCGAGTCGAAACCCGTGACTCCTCACGTCGAGGCGCAATTATTTCAAGACGTTGCCACCAAGGAGGATCAACAGGAACAACCAGTCCTCAAACTTCGAGGAAt AAACGCCTGTCCGGTTAAGGAAGAAGTTGTCGCTCCTTTCTGGGCAAACAACACCCGTGGCGAAGTTCTTGCGCTTTTGAACTTGTATCCTTTCGAGCAGTACGTTCACTGGGAAAAATGCAC GCACGAAAACAAGCAAATGTATTGTCGAGACGGATGCAAGTGCGAGCAGCAGTATCGATTGCACAGATTGTTGGCCTACGACCCGAATAACGAATGTCGTGGAATATTCAGCGATTGGTTCAAATTTCCGAGTTGCTGCGTTTGTCGGTGCTACGATCTTCCCATCGAATTTCGAGTCACATCGCGCTCACCGAGGGTTCACAAACAAAAACTGAGACTTCGACCGCCGGGAACGCATGGCCGAGCTTGA
- the spz4 gene encoding protein spaetzle 4 isoform X1: MLEIPFFDFILPSQFIYLMLKSTNGQFGGGGGGPSTFGYDGSSACSKPYSRSGRARFEKLPCDFRRQNWCTVAGSAYPWHAVRRFVQENQGLMRRMYGDERHINILKAELEKNDIELEYEDRYHRYAEDSRGFQYEDEYEFVNLENENNSMEDELPRRSRSFDETNTERGRKYRKTSRAKTRSAESTTFPNLSNSGSTTTDSQTLTTPGNTKTTVNSVESESEKSSTFASTLGTSTSQPKENENSSRNAEKIASIAPAVTLADLAKIRNSSINEIPGQSESLKNHGIFDSTELPTFSESPTSSENTTESINPSTPKSISVSTSSSSSTPTIDRIDNSSLEDQDFAASEQENHQHFRPRPEYKPTESKPVTPHVEAQLFQDVATKEDQQEQPVLKLRGINACPVKEEVVAPFWANNTRGEVLALLNLYPFEQYVHWEKCTHENKQMYCRDGCKCEQQYRLHRLLAYDPNNECRGIFSDWFKFPSCCVCRCYDLPIEFRVTSRSPRVHKQKLRLRPPGTHGRA, translated from the exons TTGATGCTGAAATCGACGAATGGTCAATTTGGGGGAGGCGGGGGAGGACCCAGTACTTTCGGATACGATGGATCGTCGGCGTGCAGCAAACCGTACTCGAGAAGCGGTCGGGCGCGTTTTGAGAAATTACCGTGTGACTTTCGTCGACAAAATTGGTGCACCGTTGCTGGAAGTGCGTATCCCTG GCACGCGGTCCGTCGTTTCGTGCAAGAGAATCAGGGCTTGATGAGGCGGATGTACGGTGACGAAAGACACATAAATATATTGAAAGCtgagttggaaaaaaacgacATAGAATTGGAATACGAAGATCGCTATCACAGATACGCGGAAGATTCGAG AGGATTTCAGTACGAGGACGAGTACGAGTTCGTGAATCtcgaaaatgagaataattcGATGGAGGATGAGTTACCGAGAAGAAGTAGGAGTTTTGATGAGACGAACACAGAGAGAGGtagaaaatatagaaaaacgtCGAGGGCAAAGACACGCTCGGCCGAGTCAACGACATTCCCGAATTTATCGAATTCAGGATCGACCACTACGGATTCTCAAACTCTAACAACTCCGGGAAACACTAAAACCACTGTGAATAGTGTCGAAAGCGAATCGGAAAAATCATCAACGTTTGCCTCAACCCTGGGTACTTCGACTTCGCAGCcgaaagagaatgaaaattcgtcgaGGAACGCGGAGAAAATAGCTTCGATCGCTCCCGCTGTGACCCTCGCCGATTTGGCAAAAATAAGGAATTCCAGCATCAATGAAATTCCAGGACAATCGgagagtttgaaaaatcatggaatCTTTGACAGTACCGAATTACCCACATTTTCGGAATCACCCACGAGTTCGGAAAATACTACCGAAAGCATTAATCCTTCCACCCCTAAATCCATTTCCGTATCAACCTCCTCATCCTCTTCGACCCCAACGATCGATCGTATCGATAATTCTTCCCTCGAAGATCAAGACTTTGCCGCGAGTGAACAAGAAAATCATCAGCACTTCCGGCCGAGACCCGAATACAAACCCACCGAGTCGAAACCCGTGACTCCTCACGTCGAGGCGCAATTATTTCAAGACGTTGCCACCAAGGAGGATCAACAGGAACAACCAGTCCTCAAACTTCGAGGAAt AAACGCCTGTCCGGTTAAGGAAGAAGTTGTCGCTCCTTTCTGGGCAAACAACACCCGTGGCGAAGTTCTTGCGCTTTTGAACTTGTATCCTTTCGAGCAGTACGTTCACTGGGAAAAATGCAC GCACGAAAACAAGCAAATGTATTGTCGAGACGGATGCAAGTGCGAGCAGCAGTATCGATTGCACAGATTGTTGGCCTACGACCCGAATAACGAATGTCGTGGAATATTCAGCGATTGGTTCAAATTTCCGAGTTGCTGCGTTTGTCGGTGCTACGATCTTCCCATCGAATTTCGAGTCACATCGCGCTCACCGAGGGTTCACAAACAAAAACTGAGACTTCGACCGCCGGGAACGCATGGCCGAGCTTGA